In a single window of the Phycisphaerales bacterium genome:
- a CDS encoding aldehyde dehydrogenase family protein, with translation MLRETYPCYVAGRPETTGAELTVTNKYSGAVATRVTRGDRATLERAITAAYEARAAARRLPACARQQILQHIVRRVTERHEEFAGALAIEAGKPLRDARGEVTRLVDTLRIAAEEAVRIGGEWLPLDISPRAVGYQGLVRRFPVGVCAFITPFNFPMNLVAHKIGPAIAAGCPWVLKPASVTPVGAVLLGEILAETDWPPAAFSIVPCAAADAGPLVADPRIALLSFTGSADVGWTLRSQAGRKRVALELGGNAACIVDRGVDLDHVAERLTFGAFYQSGQSCISVQRVFAHREIYDELRTRLIKRAAALRMGDPLDEETFLGPLISEMEARRIERWIGAAVAAGARVLCGGRREGAFVAATWLENVDPRQKVSCDEVFGPVATLTPFDDFAAAVTAASDSEFGLQAGVFTRDLHHAHYAYEELEVGGVILNDVPSFRVDNMPYGGVKSSGLGREGVKYALETMTERKLMVLRDAR, from the coding sequence ATGCTGCGCGAAACCTATCCCTGCTACGTCGCCGGCCGGCCCGAAACAACCGGCGCCGAGCTTACCGTCACGAACAAGTACTCCGGGGCGGTCGCGACCCGCGTCACCCGCGGAGACCGCGCCACGCTGGAGCGCGCCATCACCGCGGCCTATGAAGCCCGTGCCGCAGCGCGCCGGCTACCCGCCTGCGCGCGACAGCAGATCCTCCAGCACATCGTCCGCCGCGTAACCGAGCGGCATGAGGAGTTCGCCGGGGCCCTCGCGATCGAGGCCGGCAAGCCGCTGCGTGACGCGCGCGGCGAAGTCACCCGGCTGGTTGACACGCTCCGCATCGCCGCCGAGGAGGCCGTACGCATCGGCGGGGAGTGGCTGCCGCTGGACATCAGCCCGCGGGCGGTCGGCTACCAGGGCCTCGTGCGGCGCTTCCCGGTCGGCGTGTGCGCGTTCATCACACCGTTCAACTTCCCCATGAACCTCGTCGCCCACAAGATCGGCCCGGCGATCGCGGCCGGCTGTCCGTGGGTGCTCAAGCCGGCTTCGGTCACACCCGTCGGCGCGGTGCTGCTGGGCGAAATCCTCGCCGAGACGGATTGGCCGCCCGCGGCGTTCTCCATCGTGCCGTGCGCCGCGGCCGACGCCGGCCCGCTGGTGGCCGACCCGCGGATCGCACTGCTGAGCTTCACCGGCTCGGCCGATGTCGGCTGGACACTGCGGTCGCAGGCCGGCCGCAAGCGCGTCGCGCTTGAGCTGGGCGGCAACGCGGCCTGCATCGTCGACCGCGGCGTGGACCTCGACCACGTCGCCGAGCGGCTGACCTTCGGGGCGTTCTACCAGTCCGGCCAGAGCTGTATCAGCGTGCAGCGCGTCTTTGCCCACCGCGAGATCTACGACGAGCTGCGCACGCGCCTCATCAAGCGGGCCGCGGCGCTGCGCATGGGCGACCCGCTGGACGAGGAGACATTCCTCGGGCCGCTCATCAGCGAGATGGAGGCCCGCCGCATCGAGCGCTGGATCGGGGCGGCGGTCGCGGCCGGGGCGCGTGTGCTCTGCGGCGGGCGGCGGGAGGGGGCTTTCGTGGCGGCGACGTGGCTGGAGAACGTCGACCCGCGGCAGAAGGTGAGCTGTGACGAGGTCTTTGGCCCCGTGGCGACGCTCACGCCGTTCGACGACTTCGCCGCGGCCGTCACCGCCGCCAGCGACAGCGAGTTCGGCCTCCAGGCGGGCGTGTTCACGCGCGACCTGCACCACGCGCATTACGCCTACGAGGAGCTGGAGGTCGGCGGCGTGATCCTCAACGATGTACCCAGCTTCCGCGTCGACAACATGCCCTACGGCGGCGTCAAATCCAGCGGCCTCGGCCGCGAAGGCGTGAAGTACGCGCTCGAGACGATGACCGAGCGGAAGCTGATGGTCTTACGCGACGCGCGGTGA
- a CDS encoding insulinase family protein, with product MKTRLIRPLVWLATLAIAMPLFAADPLPSDARILSGKLANGVTWKYRKHDNPPGRMALMMHVASGSLNETEEQRGLAHFLEHMAFNGSEHFAPGELVPYFERIGMQFGPDLNAFTGFDQTAYMLFLPDATEPQVADALKVLSDYAFRLLLLPAEIDRERGVVLSELRAGMSAQQRIRDEFIERVFAGSHLSQRLPIGKREVIENADRDRFEAYYRTWYRPQNITVILVGDAEPEPYLPLLEKWFGQYEATVAAADQARPGLRPFETERAFIITDPEHAQGNVDLYALHPGRQPTTTIAQARVELVDRLALWMLNRRLSQRVQRGEAAYRTAQVSVGDFLNDAVLVSGSATGEPDAWEKMLAEVILEIRRAREHGFLPGEFDLCQREVLSGAEDAVRKEPTQNARGLLFRILAGVNTREPVLSAEQELDVLQKLLPTITLAELNAAFAAHYSPQAFAYVVTLPEKDGIKLPAEDEVLAAARAAFARSTVQIADVAAADSLLAQPPVPGKVTETTRDEDLQIVSGWLSNGVRFHYRFMDYKKDLVLVSFALAGGQIEETSANAGITLFASRLFAQPATDRLDSSALQDLMTGRNIAIGAAPANDHLRVTLRGSPQDLEFGLQLAHALLISGKLEQSAYDNTRQQILQQFAMARRMPQFVALETFVKAVSGGDPRRILLPAVEQVEALTLEAAQQWFHRIARSAPLEVTIVGEVPLETVLPLLETYVASLGERPRTAEHLEPLRTLRDRGPGPLVRHVRVDTITPQGFALTGFVAADAQNIADVRALNLAQNTLDSRLIKRVREELALVYSISASHSPDPVYHDAGSFLSGAPCDPAKTDEVVAEVEKIFTAFAADGPSAEELATALRQTLNSLDQQLKEPSFWFDRLSAFDLHKGRLEDLKNIPAAYEAITAEQVRDTFRKYYTSARQFRVTAVPETAATPAEPKAELEPAPAD from the coding sequence ATGAAGACCCGCCTAATTCGTCCGCTCGTCTGGCTGGCCACGCTGGCCATCGCCATGCCCCTATTCGCCGCCGACCCGCTTCCCAGCGACGCCCGGATTCTTTCCGGCAAGCTGGCGAACGGTGTCACCTGGAAGTATCGCAAGCACGATAACCCACCTGGTCGCATGGCCCTGATGATGCATGTGGCCTCCGGCTCCCTGAACGAGACCGAGGAGCAACGCGGCCTGGCACACTTCCTTGAGCACATGGCCTTCAACGGCTCCGAACACTTTGCACCGGGCGAACTCGTGCCATATTTCGAGCGCATCGGGATGCAGTTCGGGCCCGACCTCAACGCCTTCACCGGCTTCGATCAGACGGCCTACATGCTGTTCCTGCCGGATGCCACCGAACCGCAGGTGGCGGACGCTCTGAAAGTCCTCAGCGATTACGCCTTCCGCCTGCTGCTGCTGCCGGCGGAGATCGACCGCGAGCGCGGCGTCGTGCTTTCCGAGTTGCGGGCCGGCATGAGTGCCCAGCAGCGCATCCGTGATGAGTTCATCGAGCGGGTCTTTGCCGGTTCACACCTCAGCCAGCGCCTGCCGATCGGCAAACGGGAAGTCATCGAGAATGCGGACCGCGACCGTTTCGAGGCGTACTACCGCACGTGGTACCGGCCACAGAACATCACTGTCATTCTCGTGGGCGATGCCGAGCCGGAGCCCTACCTGCCGCTGCTGGAGAAGTGGTTCGGCCAATACGAGGCGACCGTCGCGGCGGCAGATCAGGCGCGCCCCGGCTTGCGGCCCTTCGAGACGGAGCGGGCCTTCATCATCACGGACCCGGAGCACGCCCAGGGCAATGTTGACCTGTATGCCTTGCACCCGGGTCGTCAGCCGACCACCACAATCGCACAGGCCCGCGTCGAGCTGGTGGACCGACTGGCACTCTGGATGCTCAATCGACGCCTGTCGCAGCGCGTCCAGCGCGGCGAGGCCGCCTATCGCACCGCGCAGGTGTCCGTCGGCGATTTCCTGAACGACGCCGTGCTGGTGAGTGGCTCGGCCACGGGCGAACCGGACGCCTGGGAGAAGATGCTCGCGGAAGTCATCCTCGAGATCCGCCGTGCCCGCGAGCACGGCTTCCTGCCCGGTGAATTCGACCTTTGTCAGCGGGAAGTACTCTCCGGCGCCGAAGATGCCGTCCGCAAGGAACCGACGCAGAACGCCCGCGGCCTGCTGTTCCGCATCCTGGCCGGTGTGAACACGCGTGAGCCGGTGCTCTCCGCCGAGCAGGAGCTGGACGTACTCCAGAAGCTCTTGCCCACGATCACGCTCGCGGAGCTCAACGCCGCCTTCGCGGCGCATTACTCCCCCCAGGCCTTCGCGTACGTGGTCACATTGCCGGAGAAAGACGGGATCAAGCTGCCGGCGGAGGACGAGGTGCTCGCCGCGGCGCGCGCGGCCTTCGCGCGGAGCACGGTGCAGATTGCGGATGTCGCCGCGGCGGACAGTCTGCTTGCCCAACCGCCGGTGCCCGGCAAGGTTACCGAGACCACCCGCGACGAGGACTTGCAGATCGTCAGCGGCTGGCTCTCCAACGGCGTCCGCTTCCACTACCGCTTCATGGACTACAAGAAAGATCTCGTGCTCGTCAGCTTCGCGCTGGCCGGCGGTCAGATCGAGGAGACGTCCGCAAACGCCGGCATTACGCTGTTCGCGTCGCGGCTCTTCGCCCAACCCGCCACCGACCGGCTTGATTCGTCCGCGCTCCAGGATCTGATGACCGGTCGCAACATCGCCATCGGCGCCGCCCCGGCCAACGACCACCTGCGGGTCACCCTCCGCGGCTCACCACAGGATCTCGAGTTCGGTCTCCAGCTTGCCCATGCTCTGCTCATCAGCGGTAAGCTCGAGCAGAGTGCCTATGACAACACGCGCCAACAGATCTTGCAGCAGTTCGCCATGGCGCGCCGTATGCCGCAGTTCGTCGCTCTTGAAACGTTCGTCAAGGCGGTGAGCGGCGGCGACCCGCGCCGCATCCTGCTACCTGCGGTCGAGCAGGTGGAAGCGCTGACGCTGGAAGCGGCGCAGCAATGGTTCCACCGCATCGCCCGCTCTGCACCCCTGGAAGTCACGATCGTCGGCGAAGTGCCCCTTGAAACGGTCCTCCCGCTGCTCGAAACCTACGTGGCATCCCTCGGCGAAAGGCCGCGAACGGCCGAACACCTCGAGCCCCTGCGCACCCTGCGCGACCGTGGGCCGGGACCACTCGTACGGCACGTACGCGTCGACACCATTACCCCGCAGGGCTTCGCGCTGACGGGCTTCGTCGCGGCCGACGCGCAAAACATCGCGGATGTCCGTGCTCTCAACCTTGCACAAAACACGCTCGACAGTCGGCTGATCAAGCGCGTGCGGGAGGAATTGGCGCTGGTCTACTCGATCAGCGCATCCCACAGCCCCGACCCGGTCTACCACGATGCCGGCTCTTTCCTCAGCGGGGCACCGTGCGACCCCGCCAAGACCGATGAGGTCGTGGCCGAGGTCGAGAAGATCTTCACCGCTTTTGCGGCTGACGGTCCGAGCGCCGAGGAGCTCGCCACGGCCCTGCGACAGACGCTGAATTCGCTCGACCAGCAACTCAAGGAACCGAGCTTCTGGTTCGACCGCCTGAGCGCGTTCGATCTGCACAAAGGGCGACTCGAGGACCTGAAGAACATCCCCGCCGCCTACGAGGCCATCACCGCGGAGCAGGTGCGCGACACCTTCCGCAAGTACTACACGTCAGCGCGGCAGTTCCGCGTCACGGCCGTACCCGAAACAGCCGCAACTCCGGCGGAGCCAAAGGCCGAGTTGGAACCGGCCCCCGCCGACTGA
- a CDS encoding sigma-70 family RNA polymerase sigma factor, with the protein MDRYHSPAIADLAQQLLRGPKRLRLRQLLGIDFLLTLLENDHGYPFDFVCQALTGYRPKDGSVILMGEELLGDLVLLAENLSDDAGLAVESWRGAVYTVSELAARFDVSTKTIFRWRRRGLIGWKFRTQGDPRPRLLFTECSVRRFVSQNTGLVSRGSNFSQLTPDERQAIVARASELVAAGHRTVNAVAREIASGTGRAVETIRLILKHYDETHPKAGIFNRPLLDVEVDDQRLAVWEAYCDGATVEGLARRFERPVGWIYRAVTQMRARELMARAIEYVPSDEFDAPDAEERILHTEPGEPLRQALSRSERRVPEALPPYLANLFRIPLLTRAGEQTLFRRMNYLRYRAARLSAALDPEAATAQELDHIEDLIAQAEALKNDIVQANLRLVVSIAKRHLNGQHDMFELISDGNVSLMRAVDKFDYARGFKFSTYASWAVMKNFARSIPEQRRHLERYQTGWDEMLETFGSASQVEEESDHLRALRGTVGRMLAALDDREQVILRQRYGLDGGGVPQTLEQIGQRFGVSKERIRQLEARAITKLRGEFESDVQQLLGA; encoded by the coding sequence ATGGACCGGTACCACTCGCCCGCCATTGCAGATCTGGCCCAGCAGTTGCTGCGTGGCCCCAAGCGGCTGCGGCTCCGCCAGTTGTTGGGCATTGACTTCCTGCTCACGCTCCTTGAGAACGACCACGGCTACCCATTCGATTTCGTCTGCCAGGCCCTGACCGGGTACCGCCCGAAGGACGGCAGCGTCATCCTGATGGGTGAGGAACTGCTTGGCGATCTCGTGCTGCTGGCCGAGAATCTGAGTGACGATGCCGGCTTGGCGGTCGAGAGCTGGCGCGGGGCGGTGTACACTGTTTCCGAGTTGGCCGCACGGTTTGATGTCAGTACGAAGACTATCTTCCGGTGGCGGCGGCGCGGGCTGATCGGCTGGAAATTCCGCACGCAGGGCGATCCGCGGCCGCGACTCCTCTTCACAGAGTGCAGCGTTCGGCGGTTCGTTTCTCAGAATACGGGGCTGGTGAGTCGCGGCAGCAACTTCTCGCAGCTTACGCCGGACGAGCGTCAGGCGATCGTTGCACGAGCGAGTGAACTGGTGGCGGCGGGGCACCGCACGGTCAACGCCGTCGCGCGGGAGATCGCCAGCGGGACCGGCCGTGCCGTCGAGACGATTCGCCTGATTCTGAAACACTACGATGAAACCCATCCCAAGGCGGGGATCTTCAACCGTCCACTGCTGGATGTGGAGGTCGACGACCAGCGTCTCGCGGTGTGGGAGGCGTATTGCGACGGGGCGACGGTGGAGGGGCTCGCGCGGCGATTTGAGCGGCCGGTGGGCTGGATCTACCGAGCCGTGACGCAGATGCGGGCGCGGGAGCTGATGGCCCGGGCGATCGAGTATGTGCCGAGCGACGAGTTTGATGCGCCCGATGCGGAGGAGCGCATTCTACACACGGAACCGGGCGAGCCGCTGCGCCAGGCGCTGTCACGCAGTGAGCGGCGCGTGCCGGAGGCGCTGCCACCCTATCTCGCGAACCTGTTCCGTATCCCCTTGTTGACGCGGGCGGGTGAGCAGACGCTCTTCCGGCGGATGAATTACCTGCGCTACCGGGCGGCCCGGCTTTCGGCGGCGCTCGACCCCGAGGCGGCGACGGCGCAGGAACTGGACCACATAGAGGATCTGATTGCGCAGGCCGAGGCCCTGAAGAACGACATCGTGCAGGCCAACCTGCGACTGGTGGTCAGCATCGCGAAACGGCACCTGAACGGGCAGCACGACATGTTCGAGCTGATCAGCGATGGGAATGTGTCGTTGATGCGGGCGGTGGATAAGTTTGACTACGCGCGCGGCTTCAAGTTCAGCACGTATGCTTCTTGGGCCGTGATGAAAAACTTTGCGCGGTCGATTCCGGAGCAGCGGCGGCACCTGGAACGGTACCAGACCGGGTGGGACGAAATGCTCGAGACTTTCGGGAGCGCCTCCCAGGTCGAGGAGGAGTCGGATCACCTGCGGGCGCTGCGCGGCACGGTCGGGCGCATGCTGGCAGCGCTCGACGATCGGGAGCAGGTGATCCTGCGGCAACGTTACGGCCTCGACGGTGGGGGTGTCCCGCAAACGCTGGAGCAGATCGGGCAGCGGTTCGGCGTGTCGAAGGAGCGCATCCGGCAGCTCGAAGCGCGGGCCATTACGAAGCTGCGCGGTGAGTTTGAGTCGGACGTGCAGCAGTTGCTGGGGGCCTAG
- a CDS encoding winged helix-turn-helix transcriptional regulator, with product MPRAATTTDVFNAIAERRRREIIALLAVRARAVGDLVDALGLPQPAVSKHLGVLRKVGLVRVNRAGRQRVYTFDAEVLKPVHDWVKTCERLWSQQLDRVKHRAERRAAERLES from the coding sequence ATGCCGCGGGCCGCGACAACGACGGATGTCTTCAACGCGATTGCCGAGCGTCGGAGGCGCGAGATCATCGCACTGCTGGCGGTGCGGGCGCGGGCGGTCGGCGACTTGGTCGACGCGCTGGGGTTGCCGCAGCCGGCCGTCTCGAAGCATCTGGGTGTGCTGCGCAAGGTTGGCCTCGTGCGGGTGAACCGCGCGGGACGCCAGCGTGTATACACGTTCGATGCGGAGGTGCTGAAGCCGGTGCACGACTGGGTCAAGACCTGCGAACGGCTTTGGAGCCAACAGCTTGATCGAGTCAAACATCGGGCTGAGCGTCGGGCGGCGGAACGATTGGAATCCTGA
- a CDS encoding HNH endonuclease, with amino-acid sequence MSLGGSTAKKLPAVRVFDEKTKKVAYNKQTQAVKGKNKSNCPLCAVGDNANKARIYKLDEMDADHVSAWSKGGDSSAKNCQMLCTTHNRTKGNR; translated from the coding sequence ATGAGCCTCGGCGGTTCGACCGCCAAGAAGCTGCCCGCTGTCCGCGTGTTCGACGAGAAGACGAAGAAGGTCGCGTACAACAAGCAGACGCAGGCGGTGAAGGGCAAGAACAAATCCAACTGCCCGCTGTGCGCGGTGGGCGACAACGCCAACAAGGCCCGCATCTACAAGCTCGACGAGATGGACGCCGACCACGTTTCGGCGTGGAGCAAAGGCGGCGATAGCTCCGCCAAGAACTGCCAGATGCTCTGCACCACCCACAATCGGACCAAAGGCAATCGGTAG
- a CDS encoding SRPBCC domain-containing protein — MWTDTAGPALSTLHIHREVEIAAPPDIAFEALLEELGPAGEMPDGQPFPMKIEPWPGGRWYRDLGAGRGHFWGHVQVIKPPGLLEICGPLFMSYPAISHVQYRLTAEGEGTRLRLVHRAMGQILDEHREGVVTGWEYGLGRVREIAEQRQGRR, encoded by the coding sequence ATGTGGACGGACACCGCGGGGCCGGCGTTGAGCACGCTGCATATCCACCGCGAAGTGGAGATCGCCGCGCCGCCGGACATTGCGTTCGAAGCGCTGTTGGAAGAGTTGGGGCCCGCGGGCGAGATGCCCGACGGCCAGCCGTTTCCGATGAAGATCGAGCCGTGGCCGGGCGGGCGCTGGTACCGCGACCTGGGCGCTGGCCGCGGGCACTTCTGGGGGCACGTGCAGGTCATCAAGCCACCGGGGCTGCTGGAGATCTGCGGGCCCCTGTTCATGTCGTATCCCGCAATTTCGCACGTGCAATACCGGCTGACGGCTGAAGGGGAAGGGACGCGACTGCGCTTGGTCCACCGGGCCATGGGGCAGATTCTGGACGAACATCGGGAGGGTGTCGTGACGGGTTGGGAGTACGGTTTGGGGCGTGTTCGCGAAATCGCGGAGCAGCGACAGGGGCGCCGCTGA
- a CDS encoding DUF1579 domain-containing protein: protein MMVEPLKEHAWLQKFVGAWSYEGEAFMGPDQPRAKFTGRESVRSVGGLWIVAEGRGTMPGGGVGTALLTVGYDPQKERFVGSWVGSMMASMYVYEGRLDESGTVLTLEAEGPNCVDEGKTAKYRDIYEFKSADVRMLRSEMQGADGQWQEFVRAEYRRSSS, encoded by the coding sequence ATGATGGTTGAACCGCTGAAGGAACACGCGTGGTTGCAGAAGTTCGTGGGAGCGTGGAGTTACGAGGGGGAGGCGTTCATGGGGCCGGATCAGCCGCGTGCAAAGTTCACCGGGCGGGAGAGCGTACGGTCGGTCGGTGGGCTGTGGATCGTCGCGGAGGGTCGCGGCACCATGCCGGGCGGGGGCGTGGGGACGGCGCTGCTGACCGTCGGGTACGACCCTCAGAAGGAGCGGTTCGTCGGCTCATGGGTTGGGTCGATGATGGCCAGCATGTACGTCTACGAAGGGCGCCTGGACGAGTCCGGCACGGTACTGACGCTGGAGGCGGAAGGGCCGAATTGCGTGGACGAGGGCAAGACCGCGAAATACCGGGACATCTACGAGTTCAAGAGCGCTGACGTCCGGATGCTGCGGTCGGAGATGCAGGGCGCGGACGGCCAGTGGCAGGAGTTCGTACGCGCGGAGTACCGGAGAAGCTCAAGCTGA
- a CDS encoding CotH kinase family protein: MPSSPCSARGLLWPLTLFVLAGPPFTAAQDLYDTTVLRTLNITFHDANWLSLLRQNYTSETEILADLEVEGITYPNVGVRIRGNTSYIGLPPGSEKFSLKVRLDAVDENQNLMGYSTLNLNNGFRDPTFCREVVYNNYVAQFIPNPRANHVLLSLNGQNWGVYINVQQPNKSMLSRYFTDADGLRIKCANNPNGPGLRYNGSSPSGYSGYEIQNDGGLEDPWGALIAVCNAVTNEPLATWSNIDTLFAIDPSIWSVVLENLLTDDDSYINKGADFMAYRDPLDGRMHLLQRDANETFTQTTWTVTRNFTALNKPVLNHVLAVPELRQRYMAHYRTARRALRWDYFEPQFTALRNLIAPAVEADPKKLYSYTLFQNNFTSTVNMPYAGLAGGNVIGLQQFVNQRVTFLNLNAELTATGPTIDGVTPSIATPEPGTQVWVTAHVTPAGSAVAKVELFYRPNPASPYARTPMVLLEPDTYTAPLPVVGSGGERIAYYVAATAANAYASLTFLPERTEWDPLYVEYTFGATGGMRITEWMYQGASGEFIEFTNRSNEPVDLTGWSFDDDHGNPGAFDLSAFGLVQPGESVVLTESPAESFRAAWGLGPQVKIVGELGSVSGHNIGRNDELNLYDADGVLVDRLAYGDQVFPGSIRTQNRSGQTCREALGLNDVHAWELSALADAFGSFAATTGDIGTPGSYHALSCDGAPVPCPGDLNCDGLVNFADISPFIAALKAGSPDHWSSSCPWLHGDTNGDGTVNFADLSGFIARIKAAMVCP; this comes from the coding sequence GTGCCATCGTCACCGTGTTCCGCCCGCGGCCTGCTCTGGCCGCTCACGCTCTTCGTTCTGGCCGGGCCACCGTTTACCGCGGCCCAGGACCTGTACGACACCACCGTGCTACGCACGCTCAACATCACGTTTCATGATGCCAACTGGCTGTCGTTGCTGAGGCAGAACTACACATCGGAAACGGAGATACTCGCGGATCTTGAAGTGGAGGGGATCACCTACCCCAATGTGGGCGTTCGAATTCGCGGCAACACCTCGTACATCGGTCTGCCTCCGGGTTCGGAGAAGTTTTCCCTCAAGGTGCGGCTGGACGCGGTGGATGAGAATCAGAATCTGATGGGCTACTCCACGCTCAACCTCAACAACGGATTCCGCGATCCGACGTTCTGCCGCGAAGTTGTTTACAACAATTACGTGGCACAGTTCATCCCCAACCCCCGCGCCAACCATGTTCTGCTCTCACTCAATGGGCAGAACTGGGGCGTATACATCAATGTCCAGCAACCGAACAAGTCGATGCTCAGCCGGTACTTTACGGATGCCGACGGCTTGCGCATCAAGTGTGCGAACAATCCCAACGGCCCGGGACTCCGCTACAACGGGAGCTCCCCGAGTGGCTACTCCGGTTACGAGATCCAGAACGACGGCGGGCTGGAAGACCCCTGGGGCGCGCTGATCGCGGTCTGCAACGCCGTGACCAACGAGCCCTTGGCGACCTGGTCGAACATTGACACCCTCTTCGCCATCGACCCTTCCATCTGGTCGGTCGTGCTCGAGAATCTGCTGACGGACGATGACAGCTACATCAACAAGGGTGCGGATTTCATGGCGTACCGCGACCCGCTCGACGGACGCATGCACCTCCTGCAGCGCGACGCGAACGAGACCTTCACCCAAACCACCTGGACCGTGACCCGCAACTTCACGGCCCTCAATAAACCCGTGTTGAACCATGTGCTCGCGGTGCCCGAGCTGCGTCAGCGCTACATGGCCCATTATCGCACCGCGCGACGCGCTCTCCGCTGGGACTACTTCGAGCCCCAGTTCACCGCGCTGCGGAACCTGATCGCACCCGCGGTCGAAGCCGACCCCAAGAAGCTGTACTCCTACACGCTCTTCCAGAACAACTTTACCAGCACGGTGAACATGCCCTACGCCGGGCTGGCCGGTGGCAACGTCATCGGATTGCAGCAGTTCGTCAACCAGCGCGTGACCTTTCTGAACCTGAACGCGGAACTCACCGCGACCGGTCCGACGATTGATGGGGTCACACCCTCTATTGCCACGCCGGAGCCGGGTACCCAGGTGTGGGTGACGGCCCACGTTACTCCCGCCGGCAGCGCTGTGGCGAAAGTCGAGCTCTTCTATCGGCCGAATCCCGCCAGCCCGTATGCCCGCACACCGATGGTGCTTCTGGAGCCGGATACCTACACCGCCCCGCTACCCGTGGTCGGTTCGGGCGGCGAACGCATCGCGTATTACGTGGCGGCCACCGCGGCCAACGCCTACGCCTCGCTCACCTTCCTGCCCGAGCGCACCGAGTGGGACCCGCTCTATGTTGAATACACCTTCGGAGCGACCGGCGGCATGCGCATCACGGAGTGGATGTACCAGGGTGCCAGCGGCGAATTCATCGAGTTCACCAATCGCTCGAACGAGCCGGTCGACCTGACCGGTTGGAGCTTCGACGACGATCACGGCAACCCGGGCGCGTTTGACCTCAGCGCCTTTGGGCTCGTGCAACCGGGCGAATCGGTCGTGCTCACGGAGAGCCCGGCCGAGAGCTTCCGTGCCGCCTGGGGACTCGGGCCACAAGTCAAGATTGTCGGGGAACTCGGCAGCGTGAGCGGGCACAACATCGGTCGCAACGACGAACTCAACCTCTATGATGCGGACGGCGTGCTGGTCGACCGGCTCGCTTACGGCGACCAGGTCTTCCCCGGCAGCATCCGGACCCAGAACCGCAGTGGCCAGACCTGCCGGGAAGCGCTCGGCCTCAACGACGTCCACGCCTGGGAACTGTCCGCACTCGCGGATGCGTTCGGCTCTTTCGCCGCCACTACGGGTGACATCGGAACACCCGGCTCCTACCACGCACTCTCCTGCGACGGCGCGCCGGTGCCCTGCCCCGGCGACCTGAACTGTGACGGCCTGGTGAACTTCGCCGACATCTCACCGTTCATCGCCGCGCTCAAGGCCGGCAGCCCGGACCACTGGTCCTCGTCCTGCCCGTGGCTCCACGGCGACACGAATGGCGACGGCACCGTGAACTTCGCCGACCTCAGCGGTTTCATCGCGCGCATCAAGGCCGCGATGGTCTGCCCGTAA